Proteins encoded by one window of Winogradskyella sp. PG-2:
- a CDS encoding (2Fe-2S)-binding protein, with product MASYNLKINGKRVSIYVDSDTPLLWVLRDELNLVGTKFGCGIGQCGVCTVHVDGVATRSCLLPASRLEDSEITTIEGLSDDKLHPVQDAWKELDVPQCGYCQAGQIMTASSFLKENPSPTNQEIRNAMHGNLCRCASYNRIEKAVALAAKKMS from the coding sequence ATGGCAAGTTATAATTTAAAAATCAACGGAAAAAGAGTCAGTATTTATGTAGATTCTGATACCCCATTACTTTGGGTACTCAGAGATGAGCTTAATTTAGTGGGTACTAAATTTGGTTGCGGAATAGGTCAATGTGGAGTGTGTACGGTTCACGTAGATGGAGTGGCAACTAGAAGTTGTCTTTTACCTGCATCTCGCTTAGAAGATTCAGAAATAACAACTATTGAGGGTTTATCTGATGATAAATTACACCCTGTGCAAGATGCCTGGAAAGAATTAGATGTACCACAATGTGGTTACTGCCAAGCTGGTCAAATAATGACCGCTTCTTCTTTTTTAAAGGAAAATCCTAGCCCAACTAATCAAGAAATAAGAAATGCTATGCACGGTAACCTATGTAGATGTGCAAGTTATAATAGAATAGAAAAAGCAGTAGCATTAGCCGCTAAAAAAATGTCTTAA
- a CDS encoding nucleotidyltransferase family protein, with the protein MSNYNFNVKQNISILILAAGNSNRMGTSKQLLPVGKTTLLGVTIENALLSNANKVYCVLGANAKIITESISNYNVDTIFNSKYKSGLSSSIVKGIEHIEEENLDAVLILLGDQPFIESIYINEIIDAYTKHDKTIIASLYKTSLGVPALIPKKYFNDLLKLKGDNGAKSFFKTQKENIISIKNGKLMDIDTKEQYQDFINSSNSE; encoded by the coding sequence ATGAGTAATTATAATTTTAACGTGAAGCAGAATATTTCAATTCTTATCCTTGCTGCTGGTAATTCAAACCGAATGGGAACCAGCAAACAACTTTTACCTGTTGGTAAAACGACTCTTTTAGGAGTAACTATAGAAAATGCATTACTGTCTAACGCTAATAAAGTCTATTGCGTTCTTGGTGCAAATGCAAAAATCATTACTGAATCTATTTCTAATTATAATGTTGATACTATATTCAATTCAAAATATAAATCGGGCTTAAGTTCTAGTATAGTTAAAGGAATTGAACATATAGAAGAGGAAAACTTAGACGCTGTTTTAATTTTGTTAGGTGATCAGCCATTTATTGAAAGTATATATATAAATGAGATTATAGATGCTTACACAAAACATGATAAAACTATAATAGCGTCTTTATACAAAACATCTTTGGGTGTACCAGCTCTTATTCCTAAAAAATATTTTAATGATTTATTAAAACTAAAAGGGGATAATGGAGCTAAAAGCTTTTTTAAGACTCAGAAAGAAAATATAATTTCAATAAAAAATGGAAAGTTGATGGATATAGACACCAAAGAGCAATACCAAGACTTTATAAATTCTTCAAATTCTGAATAA
- a CDS encoding NAD(P)H-dependent oxidoreductase, with protein MSIIKKLQWRYATKKFDANKKLSNEKLSIIKEAFNLTALSYGLQTLKLVIVENKSVREDLVKLSYGQRQVVDSSHLLVLCIQTRIDENDVNEHFENIKDIRNTPDSVLEGFKSQMKSTIENMPADKKEAWATKQAYIALGNLMTVCAAESIDSCPMEGFISSEYDKALNLESHGLNSVLLLPVGYRANDDMFSEFKKVRKQLSETIIEL; from the coding sequence ATGTCTATAATTAAAAAATTGCAATGGCGCTATGCTACTAAAAAGTTTGATGCAAATAAGAAGTTATCAAATGAAAAGTTATCAATTATAAAAGAAGCTTTTAATTTAACAGCTTTATCTTATGGTTTACAGACCCTTAAACTAGTTATTGTTGAAAACAAATCAGTTAGAGAGGATTTGGTAAAATTGTCTTATGGACAACGTCAGGTTGTTGATTCATCACATTTATTAGTGCTTTGTATTCAGACAAGAATTGATGAGAATGATGTGAATGAGCATTTTGAAAATATAAAAGACATTAGAAATACACCTGATTCTGTATTAGAAGGCTTCAAATCGCAAATGAAGTCTACTATTGAAAACATGCCGGCAGATAAAAAGGAAGCTTGGGCTACTAAACAAGCATACATAGCATTAGGTAATTTGATGACAGTTTGTGCAGCAGAGAGTATTGATAGTTGTCCGATGGAGGGCTTTATCTCATCAGAATATGATAAAGCATTAAATTTAGAATCTCATGGTTTAAATTCAGTATTGTTACTTCCTGTTGGTTATAGAGCAAATGACGATATGTTTTCTGAATTTAAAAAAGTAAGAAAACAACTTTCTGAAACGATTATAGAATTATAA
- a CDS encoding DegT/DnrJ/EryC1/StrS family aminotransferase produces MPGFELFSDLERKEVNDVLDNGVLMRYGFDGMRKGHWKAKELEAELEKTFDSEYVQLVSSGTAAVSVALASAGVGAGDEVIMPTFTFVASFEAIMMLGAIPVLVDIDDTLTLDPKAVEASISPKTKAVMVVQMCGSMANMDALRTICDSHNLIFVEDACQAIGGTYKGKPLGSIADLGCFSFDFVKTITCGEGGAVVTNNRDYYINADHYSDHGHDHIGNDRGTESHPFLGYNFRISELNAAVGLAQVRRLPEFIGIQKRNYTIIRDSLSKIPEVTFRTVPIGGEESYAFLNFFLPDAEFAQKVSTAFKENGVDVCWNYYQNNWHYIRKWDHLKDLKSLFPISKEVKEGLKYLQTKKFEQSDYYISRNISCLIKMSWTEEEVKSRSEKMLKCIKKIINE; encoded by the coding sequence ATGCCAGGATTCGAATTATTTAGTGATTTAGAACGAAAAGAAGTTAATGACGTCTTAGACAATGGTGTTTTAATGCGTTACGGTTTTGATGGAATGCGCAAGGGCCATTGGAAGGCGAAAGAGCTAGAAGCAGAATTGGAAAAAACATTTGATTCTGAGTACGTTCAACTAGTGTCTAGTGGAACTGCAGCAGTTTCAGTCGCTTTAGCATCTGCTGGAGTAGGTGCTGGTGATGAAGTCATTATGCCAACATTCACATTTGTGGCAAGTTTTGAAGCTATAATGATGTTAGGTGCAATTCCTGTTTTAGTAGATATTGATGATACTTTAACATTAGACCCTAAAGCCGTTGAAGCATCTATTTCACCAAAAACAAAAGCTGTTATGGTGGTGCAAATGTGTGGTAGTATGGCAAATATGGATGCATTAAGAACTATTTGTGATAGTCATAATTTGATTTTTGTTGAAGATGCTTGTCAAGCCATTGGAGGAACTTACAAAGGGAAACCACTTGGTAGTATTGCAGATTTAGGTTGTTTTTCATTCGATTTTGTAAAGACTATCACTTGTGGAGAAGGTGGAGCTGTGGTTACAAATAATAGAGACTATTATATTAATGCGGATCATTACAGTGATCATGGTCATGATCATATAGGAAATGATAGAGGAACAGAATCACATCCATTTTTAGGCTATAACTTTAGAATTTCTGAATTGAATGCCGCTGTTGGTTTGGCACAAGTTAGACGTTTGCCAGAGTTTATAGGAATTCAGAAAAGAAACTATACTATTATAAGAGATTCATTATCTAAAATTCCTGAGGTTACTTTTAGAACTGTTCCTATAGGTGGTGAAGAAAGCTATGCGTTTTTAAATTTCTTTTTACCAGATGCTGAATTTGCTCAAAAAGTTTCAACAGCATTTAAAGAAAATGGAGTTGATGTGTGCTGGAATTACTATCAAAACAATTGGCATTACATTAGAAAATGGGATCACCTTAAAGATTTAAAATCTTTGTTTCCAATATCAAAAGAGGTAAAGGAAGGGTTAAAATATTTGCAGACTAAAAAGTTTGAACAATCTGATTATTATATTTCTCGCAATATCTCTTGTTTAATAAAAATGTCTTGGACAGAAGAAGAAGTTAAGTCTCGTTCTGAGAAGATGCTTAAATGCATCAAAAAAATTATCAATGAATAA
- a CDS encoding family 16 glycosylhydrolase: MKLSYTLFKLFLIFSLLMFSQQTPIDFSSSNHNFTTFSNSGFAFNVNPQDPSDDVGQFFNDGSENWQGFYIDLVEPLDLDTQNQITLSFYQFDPNNHAITIKLENGTNPDVEVVQNNSGSGWSNDMVFDFSSAILSGVGTNINATGSYSRMTVFIDGGIALSGTYLIDDINDGSAAVDSNALDIIYSDLVWSDEFDTNGVLDSNKWFHQTQLPSGGNWFNGEEQHYTNRIENSYVDNGFLNIVAIKENFTDQGETKQYTSARLNSKFAFTHGRVDVRARLPEGDGTWPAIWTLGKNINEAGAYWQTQGFGTTGWPACGEIDIMEHGLGATNHVSSALHTPSSFGNTMNFQSYTLNDVANEFHIYSVNWSPNQITFLIDNVGFYTYNPAVKDSSTWPFDNDQYLLLNIAMGGVSGTIDPNFTQSSMVIDYVRVYQNSVLGIDDEFANKFSVYPNPVNSFINIKSEELVDSIELFNSIGQLVKENRKENINQINVEDLEIGFYVLKIYSGNSTIIKKVIIN, from the coding sequence ATGAAACTAAGCTATACTTTATTTAAATTATTTTTAATTTTTAGCCTTTTGATGTTTTCCCAGCAAACTCCAATTGACTTCTCTAGTAGTAATCATAATTTCACAACTTTTAGTAATAGTGGTTTTGCATTCAATGTAAACCCTCAAGATCCAAGCGATGATGTAGGTCAGTTTTTTAATGATGGATCTGAGAATTGGCAAGGTTTTTATATTGATTTAGTTGAACCATTAGATTTAGATACACAAAACCAAATCACATTATCGTTTTATCAGTTTGATCCTAATAATCATGCAATAACGATAAAATTGGAAAATGGGACTAACCCAGATGTTGAAGTTGTTCAAAATAATTCTGGTTCGGGTTGGTCTAATGATATGGTGTTTGATTTCTCTAGCGCGATTTTAAGTGGTGTAGGAACTAATATAAATGCTACTGGTTCTTATAGCAGAATGACTGTTTTTATAGATGGTGGCATAGCGTTATCTGGAACATACTTGATTGACGATATTAATGATGGATCTGCAGCAGTGGATTCCAACGCATTAGATATAATTTACTCAGATTTAGTATGGTCCGATGAATTTGATACAAATGGAGTATTAGATTCAAATAAATGGTTCCACCAAACTCAATTACCTTCTGGTGGAAACTGGTTTAATGGTGAAGAACAACACTATACCAATCGTATTGAAAATTCTTATGTAGATAATGGTTTTTTAAATATTGTAGCTATAAAAGAGAATTTTACAGATCAAGGAGAAACAAAACAATATACTTCTGCAAGACTGAATTCTAAGTTTGCTTTTACACATGGTAGAGTAGATGTTAGAGCACGATTACCTGAAGGTGATGGGACATGGCCAGCTATATGGACATTGGGTAAAAATATTAATGAAGCCGGTGCGTATTGGCAAACACAAGGATTTGGCACTACAGGTTGGCCTGCATGTGGTGAGATAGATATAATGGAGCATGGTTTAGGAGCGACAAATCACGTCAGTAGTGCTTTGCACACACCTTCTAGTTTTGGAAACACTATGAATTTTCAATCATATACACTAAACGATGTAGCTAATGAATTTCATATATACTCCGTTAATTGGTCACCAAATCAAATTACTTTTTTAATTGATAACGTTGGTTTTTACACCTATAATCCTGCTGTTAAAGATAGTAGTACTTGGCCTTTTGATAACGACCAATATTTACTACTCAATATTGCAATGGGAGGTGTTTCGGGAACAATAGATCCGAATTTTACTCAGAGTAGTATGGTTATAGATTATGTAAGAGTCTATCAGAATTCAGTTTTAGGTATTGATGATGAATTTGCAAATAAATTTAGTGTCTATCCAAATCCGGTTAATTCTTTTATTAATATTAAATCTGAAGAACTAGTTGATAGTATTGAACTTTTCAATTCTATAGGTCAATTGGTCAAAGAGAACAGAAAAGAAAACATTAACCAGATAAATGTTGAAGATTTAGAGATTGGATTTTACGTGTTGAAAATATACTCTGGAAACTCTACAATTATCAAAAAAGTTATTATCAATTAG
- the ribB gene encoding 3,4-dihydroxy-2-butanone-4-phosphate synthase, with translation MTTNNLKQTTSLNTIEEAIEDIRQGKIIIVVDDENRENEGDFLAAAEMVTPEMINFMATHGRGLICAPLTEHRCKELDLNVMVRNNTDPMETAFTVSVDLRGNGVSTGISASDRAKTVKALVNKDTRAFELGRPGHIFPLIAKEGGVLRRTGHTEAAIDFARLAGFEPAGVIVEIMNEDGTMARLPELLEVAKKFDLKIVSIEDLVAYRMEYDSLIERKEDFDIETRFGRFRLRAYLQTTNNQVHIALTKGTWKSDEAILTRVNATLVNNDILGTLTNNADQKLDDMFNVINKEGKGAVIFINQQSQAMNLLTRLSILKDNQVEGKLVKAPSLGMDTKDFGIGAQILHDLKISKLKLISNSLQTKRVGMIGYGLEIVEYRNY, from the coding sequence ATGACTACCAATAATTTAAAACAAACAACAAGTTTAAATACAATTGAAGAAGCCATTGAAGATATTCGTCAAGGTAAAATCATAATTGTTGTAGATGATGAGAACAGAGAAAACGAGGGTGATTTCTTGGCTGCTGCTGAAATGGTAACACCAGAGATGATCAACTTTATGGCAACTCATGGTCGTGGTTTAATTTGTGCTCCGCTTACAGAGCACCGTTGCAAAGAATTAGACCTTAATGTTATGGTTAGGAATAACACAGACCCAATGGAAACAGCATTTACTGTTTCTGTTGATCTTAGAGGTAATGGTGTTAGTACAGGAATTTCTGCCAGTGATAGAGCAAAAACAGTTAAGGCATTAGTAAATAAAGATACAAGAGCCTTTGAATTAGGAAGACCTGGACACATTTTCCCGTTAATAGCTAAAGAAGGTGGTGTATTAAGACGTACAGGCCATACTGAAGCTGCTATTGATTTTGCACGTTTAGCAGGATTTGAACCTGCAGGAGTCATAGTTGAAATCATGAACGAAGATGGTACTATGGCGCGTTTACCTGAGCTTTTAGAAGTAGCCAAAAAGTTTGATTTAAAAATAGTTTCTATAGAAGACCTTGTGGCTTATCGAATGGAATATGATTCTTTAATTGAAAGGAAAGAAGATTTTGATATTGAAACCCGATTTGGTAGGTTTAGATTAAGAGCATATTTACAAACTACAAATAACCAAGTACATATAGCACTTACTAAAGGGACTTGGAAATCTGATGAAGCCATTTTAACTAGAGTTAATGCTACATTAGTTAATAATGACATTTTAGGAACTTTAACTAATAATGCAGACCAGAAGTTAGACGACATGTTCAACGTTATTAATAAAGAAGGCAAGGGTGCTGTAATTTTTATTAATCAACAATCGCAAGCCATGAACTTATTAACAAGATTATCTATCCTTAAAGATAATCAAGTTGAAGGAAAACTTGTTAAAGCACCAAGCTTAGGTATGGACACCAAAGATTTTGGAATTGGAGCACAAATTCTTCACGATTTAAAAATCAGTAAACTAAAATTAATTTCTAACAGTCTTCAGACCAAACGAGTTGGTATGATTGGATATGGTTTAGAAATAGTTGAATACAGAAATTACTAA
- a CDS encoding LptF/LptG family permease: MKILDRYILITFLKTFFSVFIIFMFIFVLQGIWLYIAELAGKDLDVSVTAKFILYYMPKLIPLVVPLTILLSSIMVFGNFAENYEFAAMKSTGISLQRAMRSLSVFIVALGIGCFFFANNVIPWGEYNFYNLRRNIAKVKPALAIAEGQFNEIGNINIKVDEKTGDRGQFLKKVIIHQKSSARTGNYKVISSEKGELKSSPDSNILQLELINGNYYEEIVNRDARKNVNKPHVKSYFDNYIINVDLEILNSDELEEKNHSGRYNMLNVNQLVRALDTLNNEKKDDYKALSNTLYNRSTYSALNLNIDTTNVDTLYTGENVMDLFNTGSKTQIINLAINNANSTLQIIDSNKSSFETKSIWLNKHIIALHDKFVLAFACIILFFVGAPLGALIRKGGLGLPMVIAIVLFLTYHFFGIFARNSAEKGSFDPIIGSWLSTAIMFPLSIYLTTRATNDKGVFQFDALLVPFKRLFASKSKIQLSESDTKSYNFYKKYSVEELVSIIKKQDEYDINKKPKEIALHNLLHRKIPLEGLKTEGLDVPDKLIKAKKLLKDYKDYSKTSLVTFCIGAILLGLHFVFKNNKLPALSETSLSLSIVAFIFFIIYLIVDAIVYSKFYKTIEQKAKGNNILILLLTLPLYPLKYIFLRSKIGQDFYQSCIQNIK, translated from the coding sequence TTGAAAATATTAGATAGGTACATACTTATCACATTCTTAAAGACGTTTTTTAGCGTCTTTATTATATTCATGTTTATCTTCGTTTTGCAAGGTATATGGCTGTACATCGCTGAACTTGCTGGTAAAGACTTAGATGTTTCTGTTACTGCAAAATTTATTCTGTATTACATGCCAAAGCTTATTCCTTTGGTTGTACCATTAACCATACTTTTATCTTCTATAATGGTATTTGGGAATTTTGCAGAAAACTATGAGTTTGCTGCCATGAAATCCACAGGTATTTCTCTACAACGTGCTATGCGAAGTCTAAGCGTCTTTATTGTTGCTCTTGGTATCGGCTGTTTCTTTTTCGCTAATAATGTAATTCCATGGGGAGAATACAATTTTTATAATTTAAGACGAAATATTGCTAAAGTAAAGCCTGCATTAGCTATTGCAGAAGGTCAATTTAATGAGATAGGAAATATCAATATTAAAGTAGATGAAAAGACTGGTGATAGAGGTCAGTTTCTTAAAAAAGTAATCATCCACCAAAAAAGTTCAGCACGAACTGGTAATTATAAAGTTATTTCCTCAGAAAAAGGTGAGCTTAAGAGTAGTCCAGATTCTAATATACTTCAACTCGAGTTAATCAACGGAAATTATTACGAAGAAATTGTAAATAGGGATGCGCGCAAAAATGTAAATAAACCGCATGTAAAAAGCTATTTTGATAATTATATTATAAATGTTGATTTAGAAATATTAAACTCTGATGAATTAGAAGAAAAAAACCATAGCGGACGATATAACATGCTAAATGTTAATCAATTAGTCAGAGCTCTAGATACACTTAATAATGAAAAGAAAGATGATTATAAAGCATTATCTAATACGTTGTATAATAGAAGTACATATTCCGCATTAAACCTAAATATTGATACCACAAACGTAGACACGCTTTACACAGGCGAAAATGTCATGGATTTATTTAATACTGGCAGTAAAACTCAAATTATAAACTTAGCTATTAATAATGCAAACAGTACACTCCAAATTATAGATTCTAACAAATCATCATTTGAAACAAAATCCATATGGCTTAATAAACACATTATAGCTTTACATGATAAATTTGTATTAGCATTTGCATGTATCATTCTATTTTTTGTTGGTGCACCACTTGGAGCTTTAATTAGAAAAGGCGGTCTTGGATTACCAATGGTCATAGCCATAGTTTTATTCTTAACCTATCATTTCTTTGGTATTTTTGCTAGAAACAGTGCAGAAAAAGGAAGCTTTGACCCAATAATCGGTTCATGGCTTTCTACTGCAATAATGTTTCCTTTAAGTATTTATTTAACTACAAGAGCTACTAATGATAAAGGAGTATTTCAATTTGATGCTTTACTAGTTCCATTTAAAAGATTATTTGCATCAAAAAGCAAGATTCAACTTTCAGAAAGTGATACTAAATCTTATAATTTTTACAAAAAATATTCAGTTGAAGAATTGGTCAGTATTATTAAAAAGCAAGATGAATACGATATAAATAAAAAACCAAAAGAAATTGCACTTCATAATTTATTACATAGAAAGATCCCACTTGAAGGTTTAAAAACTGAAGGTTTAGATGTTCCAGATAAACTCATTAAAGCTAAAAAATTACTTAAAGATTATAAAGACTATTCTAAAACTAGTTTAGTCACTTTTTGTATTGGTGCCATTCTGTTAGGATTACATTTTGTATTTAAAAACAATAAGTTACCTGCACTATCAGAAACCTCTTTAAGTCTTAGTATTGTTGCTTTCATATTCTTTATTATCTATCTGATTGTAGACGCTATTGTTTACTCTAAATTTTATAAGACTATAGAACAAAAAGCCAAAGGAAATAATATTTTAATTCTACTTCTTACACTTCCACTCTATCCTCTAAAATATATTTTTCTGAGAAGTAAAATAGGGCAAGACTTCTATCAGAGTTGTATTCAGAATATAAAATAA